A genomic segment from Dermatobacter hominis encodes:
- a CDS encoding adenosine kinase — MPATNAPTIDVNPGELDVVGIGNALVDVLSHGSDELVAELGLVKGSMNLIESERVELLYERMGPGVEVSGGSAANTMAGLASLGGTAQYLGKVRDDQLGAVFAHDLAATGVRYSTARATAGPSTGCCLILVTPDAQRTMNTYLGASVHFGPDDVDEAAVASATVLYLEGYLFDPPEAQEAFRRAARIAHDAGRTVSITLSDSFCVERHRDAFLDLVEHHVDLLFANEAEITTLYQSDFDSAVEGVRRHGAVAALTRSEKGSVIVTEDALVEVPAHPVEQLVDTTGAGDLYASGFLYGFSHKMDLATCGALGSLAAAEVISHMGPRPETDLSVLAREILSA, encoded by the coding sequence GTGCCTGCGACCAACGCCCCCACGATCGACGTCAACCCCGGCGAGCTCGACGTCGTCGGCATCGGCAACGCGCTCGTCGACGTGCTCAGCCATGGCTCCGACGAGCTCGTCGCCGAGCTGGGCCTCGTCAAGGGCTCCATGAACCTCATCGAGTCGGAGCGGGTCGAGCTGCTCTACGAGCGCATGGGCCCGGGCGTCGAGGTCTCGGGCGGGTCGGCGGCCAACACGATGGCCGGCCTGGCGTCGCTCGGCGGGACCGCCCAGTACCTGGGCAAGGTCCGCGACGACCAGCTCGGTGCGGTGTTCGCCCACGACCTGGCCGCCACGGGCGTCCGCTACTCGACCGCCAGGGCCACCGCCGGGCCCTCGACCGGCTGCTGCCTGATCCTCGTGACGCCCGACGCGCAGCGGACGATGAACACCTACCTCGGGGCGTCGGTGCACTTCGGTCCCGACGACGTCGACGAGGCGGCCGTCGCCTCGGCCACGGTCCTCTACCTCGAGGGCTACCTGTTCGACCCGCCCGAGGCGCAGGAGGCGTTCCGCCGCGCCGCCCGGATCGCCCACGACGCCGGCCGCACGGTGTCGATCACCCTCTCCGACAGCTTCTGCGTGGAGCGCCACAGGGACGCGTTCCTCGACCTCGTCGAGCACCACGTCGACCTCCTCTTCGCGAACGAGGCCGAGATCACGACGCTCTACCAGAGCGACTTCGACTCGGCCGTCGAGGGCGTGCGCCGCCACGGTGCGGTCGCGGCGCTGACCCGGTCCGAGAAGGGGTCGGTGATCGTGACCGAGGACGCCCTGGTCGAGGTGCCGGCCCACCCGGTCGAGCAGCTGGTCGACACCACGGGTGCCGGCGACCTGTACGCGTCGGGCTTCCTCTACGGCTTCAGCCACAAGATGGACCTGGCGACGTGCGGTGCGCTCGGCTCGCTGGCGGCCGCCGAGGTGATCTCGCACATGGGCCCGAGGCCCGAGACGGACCTGTCGGTCCTGGCCCGCGAGATCCTCTCCGCCTGA
- a CDS encoding acyltransferase family protein — MTVSNGASARLSRSVYLDALRAVALVRVIVFHASGSWMVTAFTAMPLMFFIAGTLYAASLDRRPAPSVVRDRYRRIMLPYWLYLAGMLALWGAMGVLGEITPANWVGFLFPVVSMGGPVGPGADTALHLTWFALWYIQMHLVLSLIGGPLRRWQRERPRALWGSLAAIFLVGALGAPGLSIAVFYAACWIVGYAHHDGKVEAWIRPRWGRACLVLGPVGAIAFFGFHSRAVVVAAFGVAFLGVFWLALALGLQPRIEPWLEGRAQRSVTTWFSQRSLTIYLWHGVALWIMVEVDLPGALATRLAGCAVLLVVAVVAFGWIEDVAAKRPMQLWPRLPSSRAAQLASDLQDQRVIDLRDARSAAGRPRAVADVREADADDLRDHTIIDLRAARRSARAAGGGTGADGAR; from the coding sequence ATGACCGTGTCGAACGGGGCGAGCGCGCGTCTGTCGAGGAGCGTGTACCTCGATGCGCTGAGGGCGGTCGCGCTCGTCCGCGTGATCGTCTTCCACGCCAGCGGCTCGTGGATGGTCACCGCCTTCACCGCGATGCCCCTCATGTTCTTCATCGCCGGCACCCTGTACGCCGCGTCGCTGGACCGTCGGCCCGCCCCGTCGGTCGTCCGGGACCGGTACCGCCGGATCATGCTCCCGTACTGGCTCTACCTGGCCGGGATGCTCGCGCTGTGGGGCGCCATGGGCGTGCTCGGCGAGATCACGCCGGCCAACTGGGTCGGGTTCCTCTTCCCCGTCGTGTCGATGGGCGGACCGGTGGGCCCGGGAGCCGACACCGCGCTGCACCTCACCTGGTTCGCCCTCTGGTACATCCAGATGCACCTCGTGCTGTCGCTGATCGGCGGCCCGCTGCGGCGCTGGCAGCGGGAGCGGCCGCGCGCGCTGTGGGGCAGCCTGGCCGCGATCTTCCTCGTCGGGGCGCTCGGGGCGCCGGGGCTGTCGATCGCCGTGTTCTACGCAGCGTGCTGGATCGTCGGGTACGCCCACCACGACGGGAAGGTCGAGGCCTGGATCCGGCCCCGCTGGGGCCGCGCCTGCCTGGTCCTCGGCCCCGTCGGCGCCATCGCGTTCTTCGGCTTCCACTCCCGGGCGGTCGTCGTCGCCGCCTTCGGCGTCGCCTTCCTCGGCGTGTTCTGGCTGGCGCTCGCCCTGGGCCTGCAGCCCCGCATCGAGCCGTGGCTCGAGGGGCGGGCCCAGCGATCGGTCACGACCTGGTTCAGCCAGCGCTCGCTCACGATCTACCTCTGGCACGGCGTCGCGCTGTGGATCATGGTCGAGGTCGACCTGCCGGGCGCCCTGGCCACCCGGCTCGCCGGCTGCGCCGTCCTGCTCGTCGTGGCGGTCGTGGCCTTCGGCTGGATCGAGGACGTCGCCGCCAAGCGGCCGATGCAGCTCTGGCCGCGGCTCCCGTCGTCGAGGGCCGCCCAGCTGGCGTCCGACCTGCAGGACCAGCGCGTGATCGACCTGCGCGACGCCAGGTCCGCCGCCGGTCGGCCGCGGGCCGTGGCCGACGTGCGGGAGGCCGACGCCGACGACCTCCGCGACCACACGATCATCGACCTGCGCGCGGCCCGCCGTTCGGCACGGGCGGCGGGCGGCGGCACCGGCGCCGACGGCGCCCGCTGA